Sequence from the bacterium genome:
CGCGGAGGGCGCGGACCTCCTGCTCCTCGCAGGGGTGGGTGATGCGAACCTCCGGGAGATGGCCCGTCTCTGCGGTTGCCGGGTCGTCCTGCGGGGAGACCACCTGATCCTCTCGGGCGATGTGGAAGACGTCGAGCGGGCCGCGCCCGTCGCCCTCCGTCTGATCGAGCTCGCCCGGATCGGTTATCCCTTCGGCGTCGAGGAGGTGCGGCGCGCAGTGGCAGAGGTCGGGCTCAACGGGCGCAAGGATGTCGAGGTCGTGACCCGCCACGACGACTTCCGCATTGTCCTCCCCGGCGCCCGCAAGGTGATCACGCCCAAGTCCGAGGGGCAGCGGGCCTACATGGAGGCGATCGCGAAGAACGACATCGTGATCTCGATCGGACCGGCGGGCACCGGCAAGACCTACCTGGCCGTGGCGATGGCCGCGGACGCGCTGTTCAAGAACCGTGTCCGGCGGATCATCCTGGCGCGGCCGGCGGTCGAGGCGGGGGAGAACCTCGGGTTCCTGCCGGGAGACCTCCAGGAGAAGGTCGATCCCTACCTCCGGCCGCTGTACGACGCGCTCGAGGACATGATGCCGCCGGAGCGGGTGCGGCGGGCCATCGAGTCGCGCATGATCGAGATCGCCCCGCTGGCCTACATGCGCGGGCGCACGCTCTCTGACGCCTTCGTCATCCTGGACGAGGCGCAGAACGCCACGACGTCGCAGATGAAGATGTTCCTGACTCGGCTGGGGCTGAACTCCCGGACGGTCATCACCGGGGACAAGACGCAGATCGACCTGCCGCGCCGGGAGGACTCGGGCTTGCTCCAGATCGAGCGGATCCTCCAGGGGATCGAGGGGATCAGCTTCGTCTATCTGGACCGCGTGGATGTCGTACGCCACCGGCTGGTCAAGGAGATCATCCAGGCGTACGACGCGGCGGACGGGGTGCACGAGGAGCACTAGGACGTGACTCCACGGTTCGGCCTGCGTGACGCGCTGCGCGCGCTGGGGGACCCGGGGGCCGGCGGCTGGCCCGCGAGCGCCATTCACCACGGCGCTCGTGTGCTCCTCGCCCTGGCCCTCGCCCTCGCCGTCTCACTCCTCTTCCCGGTCTCTCCCGTTCGAGACTTCCCCGTCCTCGAAAAGGGGATGGTGGCGGAGAAGGACATCATCGCCGAGTTCGGCTTCCCGATCTTCAAGTCGGAGGCCGAGCTGCAGCGTGAGCGCGCGGAGGCCGCCGCGGGCGTCCCGCCCATCCTGGACTACGATGCCAGCGCGGTGGACACGGTCCGCCAGCGCGTGAACGCCTTCCTCGCGCAGATCGAAGCCGTGGCCGACTCGGCCGGCGCCCGCCGGCGGGAGGCGCTCGCCGAAGTCCTTGCCGCGCAGGGCTTCCCCGTCACCGACGCGTACCTCGACGTCCTCATGGACCCGCGGCAGCGGGCCCGTCTCGCCTCGGCGTTGCGGCTCGCGATCGACCAGGATCTCCCCGTGGGCGTGGTGCGGAGCGCCGATCTGGAGGGGAGTTCCGCGCCGCAGCTCCGGCTCCGCCGTGACGGCGTGGAGCGGGGGGTGTGGCGGGATTCGCTGCACACGGCGTCCTGGTTCTACGACCGGGCGGCGCGGCACCTGCGTGGGGAGCCCGCACCGCTGGTCGAGCTCCAGCGGCTCGTCCTGGTCCGCTTCTTCGAGCCGACGATCCGCCTGAACGAGCAAGCCACGGAGGCGGCCCGCGAGCGGATGCGGCAGGCCGTCCCGACCATCAAGGGCGAGGTCGTCAAGGGGGAGAAGATCGTGGGCGCGCACGAGCTCATCCGCGATGCGGAGCTCGAGAAGTTGCGTGCCTACCAGGAGCACCTGCTACGGATGGCCGAGCTGGATCCGACGGTGGGCCGCAGCGGCATCCGCTCCTTCGGCGCGTTCCTGCTCGACCTGCTGGTGCTCACGATCTTCGGGCTGCTCCTGTTCTTCTACCGGCCGCACGTCTACCGCGCATGGCGGGAGGTGCTCCTGATCGCGGGGCTGATCCTCGCTGCGGTCGGCGCCGCTGCCATCGTGGTGGAGGTGGATTGGCCGGTGGAGCTGGTCCCCATCGCGTTCCCGGTGCTCGTGGTCGCGGCGTTGTGGGACGGCCGGCTCGCGCTGAGTTTCGCCCTCATCGTGGCGATCCTGCTGAGCGCGCAAACGGAGTTCTTCGGCACGACGGCGCTGTATACCATGGTTCTGGGGGGCGCGGCGGCGGCGCTCAGCGTACGCGTCGTGCGCCGGCGGGCGCAGACGTGGATCTTCATCTCGGTGATCGCGGGCGCGTACATCGCGGCGGCGGTGACGCTCGGGATGATGCTCTCGCGCGAGCCGCACGAGGTGATGATGGCGGCCGTCCTCGGTGTGGCCAACGCCGTGGTCAGCGGCATCATG
This genomic interval carries:
- a CDS encoding phosphate starvation-inducible protein PhoH; the protein is MKQLENKTVQHRIPAEGADLLLLAGVGDANLREMARLCGCRVVLRGDHLILSGDVEDVERAAPVALRLIELARIGYPFGVEEVRRAVAEVGLNGRKDVEVVTRHDDFRIVLPGARKVITPKSEGQRAYMEAIAKNDIVISIGPAGTGKTYLAVAMAADALFKNRVRRIILARPAVEAGENLGFLPGDLQEKVDPYLRPLYDALEDMMPPERVRRAIESRMIEIAPLAYMRGRTLSDAFVILDEAQNATTSQMKMFLTRLGLNSRTVITGDKTQIDLPRREDSGLLQIERILQGIEGISFVYLDRVDVVRHRLVKEIIQAYDAADGVHEEH